The proteins below are encoded in one region of Mycobacterium sp. 3519A:
- a CDS encoding class I adenylate-forming enzyme family protein: MSISLLLEMAASSNPDRTALVAGEIRLTTTELSELADGGAGVIAASGAQHVTYVGTGGAMLPLLLFASARAGVAVTPLNYRLSEDGLRQLIDRLPTPLVIVDAEYRDVVAGAGKQVITSDEFAAAARTAEPAAEFADPDAVGVVLFTSGTTSRPKAVELTHNNLTSYITGTVEFDSAEPGDAALICVPPYHIAGVSAALSNLYAGRKMVYLPQFDAAEWVRLVRDEGVTSATVVPTMLDRIVSALEARPVDLPTLRTLAYGGSKVALPLVRKALDLLPNVGFVNAYGLTETSSTIAVLTPDDHREALAAEDEAVARRLGSVGQPVPSIEVQIRGGDGTVLGPGETGELFVRGEQVSGRYTDIGSVLDADGWFPTKDVAMLDEGGYLFIGGRSDDTIIRGGENIAPAEIEDVLVEHPSVRDCVVVGPEDPEWGQIIVAVVVPADGAQPDPDELRAHVRAQLRGSRTPDRVVFRDELPTNATGKVLRRELVDEFQRSRT, encoded by the coding sequence ATGAGTATCTCGTTGCTGCTGGAGATGGCGGCGTCGTCGAATCCGGACCGCACCGCGCTGGTGGCCGGCGAGATCCGGCTGACCACAACCGAACTGAGCGAGCTCGCTGACGGAGGCGCCGGCGTGATCGCCGCGTCCGGTGCGCAGCACGTGACTTACGTCGGAACCGGTGGCGCGATGCTGCCGCTGCTGCTGTTCGCGTCCGCGCGCGCGGGCGTGGCGGTCACGCCGCTGAACTACCGGCTCAGCGAGGACGGCCTGCGGCAGCTGATCGACCGCCTGCCCACCCCACTGGTGATCGTCGACGCCGAGTACCGCGATGTCGTGGCCGGAGCGGGTAAGCAGGTGATCACCTCCGACGAATTCGCCGCGGCCGCACGGACCGCCGAGCCCGCTGCGGAGTTCGCCGACCCCGACGCCGTCGGCGTGGTGTTGTTCACGTCGGGCACCACGTCGCGCCCCAAAGCCGTTGAGCTGACGCACAACAACCTCACCAGCTACATCACCGGAACCGTCGAGTTCGACTCGGCCGAACCCGGCGACGCCGCACTGATCTGCGTGCCGCCGTATCACATCGCCGGTGTCAGCGCGGCGCTGTCGAACCTGTACGCCGGCCGAAAGATGGTGTACCTGCCGCAGTTCGACGCCGCCGAGTGGGTCCGGTTGGTCCGCGACGAGGGTGTCACATCGGCGACCGTGGTGCCGACCATGCTGGACCGCATCGTGTCGGCACTGGAGGCGCGGCCCGTCGATCTGCCCACCCTGCGCACCTTGGCCTACGGTGGTTCCAAGGTCGCACTTCCGTTGGTACGCAAGGCGCTTGACTTGTTGCCGAACGTCGGTTTCGTCAACGCGTACGGCCTCACGGAAACCAGTTCGACGATCGCGGTGCTCACCCCGGACGACCACCGGGAAGCGTTGGCCGCCGAGGATGAGGCGGTGGCCCGGCGACTGGGTTCTGTGGGTCAACCGGTGCCGAGCATCGAGGTGCAGATCCGCGGCGGTGACGGCACCGTCCTCGGACCCGGCGAGACGGGCGAGTTGTTCGTGCGCGGCGAGCAGGTCTCTGGCCGTTACACCGACATCGGGTCGGTGCTCGACGCCGACGGCTGGTTCCCCACCAAAGACGTTGCGATGCTTGACGAAGGTGGCTACCTCTTCATCGGCGGCCGGTCCGACGACACCATCATCCGCGGTGGTGAGAACATCGCTCCCGCCGAAATCGAGGACGTGTTGGTCGAGCATCCCTCGGTGCGCGACTGTGTGGTCGTGGGCCCCGAAGACCCGGAATGGGGTCAGATCATCGTCGCGGTCGTGGTCCCTGCCGACGGCGCGCAACCCGATCCCGACGAACTGCGCGCACACGTGCGCGCACAGCTGCGCGGATCACGCACCCCGGATCGCGTGGTGTTCCGTGACGAGTTGCCGACGAATGCGACGGGCAAGGTGCTGCGGCGGGAACTCGTCGACGAATTTCAAAGGAGCCGAACATGA